The genomic interval CGGCAAACGCTTCGCCCACCACCCTCAACTGCTGCTCGTCCTTCCCGTCGACAATCGCCAGTGTGACCCCGACTTCCCCCAGGTCGGCGGCCCGGTCACGAATCGCTTCAACCCCCGCATCAATGGTTTGGTGGTCGATCAGCCCCACCTCACCGCGGCATTGAGTACCGAGCCAGCGAACAAGGTTGGAATCCGTCATTGGCGTGAGCGGATGATTCTGCATGCCGGATTCATTCAGCGGGACGCCATCGACAAACAGCTCGCCATTGAGAACGGTGCGGCCATTGGCCGGGAAAGCCGGCGCAGCGATTGCCATAGCCTCACCGAGGTCGGCGAGAAGGGCCTCCGCCACGGGACCGATGTTGCCCTCGGGGGTGGAATCGAACGTGGAGCAGTATTTGAAGAAAAACCGTTGGCAGCCCGCCACCTTCAACGCCTCGAGAGCCGCCCGGGACTGAGCCACCGCCTCGTCCACGGGCACAGTGCGGGTTTTAAGGGCGATGATCACGGCGTCCGCTGCGTCCAGCCCAGCCATATCAGCAGCGCTTGGCACACCAATTATCTGGACGGCGCGCAGGCCCTCGCGAACGAGGTTATTGGCAAGATCAGTGGCGCCGGTGAAGTCATCCGCAATACAGCCAACAAACGGCATGGTCAGACTCCTGCCTCGTCATTCGCCGCGATGGGAAGCGTAATGCCGGCAAGGCGCTCGTAAACCTTGATGACCGCTGAGTCATCCTCTCGCCCGAACCCGGCGGCCGAGGCCGCTGTAAACTGCTGCTGAGCTGCTGCCGACAGGGGCAACGGGAAGCGCAAATCCCGCCCGGTCTGGGTGACGATCCCAAGATCCTTGACGAAAATCTCCACCGCCGAGCGCGGCTGATAGTCCCCGGCAAGCACGTGCGGCATGCGATTTTCGAACATCCACGAGTTACCGGCCGACGCGGTAATGACTTGATAGACCGTCTCCGCATCCAGACCCATGCGAAGTCCGAGCGCCATGGCCTCAGCGGCAGCGGAAATGTGCACCCCCGCAAGGAGCTGGTTGACGAGCTTCACGCTTGACCCGGGTCCGCAGCGATCACCCAGCCGGTGAACCGTCGCCGCCATGGCCTCGAGCACTGACTCGGCGCGCTGAAATGCCGCCGGCGTACCGGATGCCATGACTGAGAGCTGGCCATCTCGTGCCTTAGCGGCGCCCCCGCTAATCGGTGCATCGAGGATTTCCAGTCCAGCGGGCAGTCGCGACGGCAGCGCCTCGGCAAAAGCCGGCGGCACGGTCGCGTTCTGGAGAATGACGGAATTGGCGCTCAGTCGTGCATGCACCAGGCCTTCGTCACCAAAGAGCACCTGCTCGACTTGATCAGCGTTCACCACTATCAGCAGCACAACGCTCGCACCGTCCGCGGCCTCGGCTGGGGTTGCCGCTACCGAACCACCAGCGTCCGCAAATGCTGCCATGGCCTCTGAGCTGACATCGCAGCCCGTGACTGCAAATCCAGCATCCAAAAGGGCGCGGGCCGCTCCCATTCCCATGGCGCCCAGTCCGACGACGGCGACGTTCGTGCTTGCTCCGCTGCTCACGGCTCTCTCTCCTGTTTTCGACGCTTCTTTCGAACGCTTGATGGTAACGGTACCATTTGTTTTTTGGTAACGGTACCACCATCGGTTAATAATTTAACCCTATGGACGAAACCAATAGCAATGACGCAGGAAGCGCCCCCGCGAGAACCCGCCGCAATTCTGGACGGGTGACCATCATCGATGTTGCGGAGCGAGCCAATGTCGCTCCCATTACCGTCTCCCGTGCCCTCAATGACCCCGGCACCGTCTCACCAAACCTGCGTGCACGCATCGAGGCGGCGGTCGAGGAGCTCGGCTACATGCCCAACCGGCATGCCGGCAGCCTTGCCTCTGCCATGAGCCCGGTAGTGCCGCTTATCGTCCCATCGCTATCCAATGCGGTGTTTCTGGAGGTGATTCGGGGCGCACAAACCGTCCTCGAATCGGAAGGATTTCAGCTCCTTCTCGGTAATACTGACTACGATATTGGGCGGGAAGAAAAGCTCATGCAGACCCTGCTTGGCTGGTCGCCCGCCGGAGCCATCATCTCCGGACTGCGCCACAGCGAGGGGACGCTCAGCATGCTGCGGCGCTGGGGCGGGCCATGCGTGGAGATCATGGAATCCGGAACACCCAACATCGACATGAACGTGGGGCTCTCCCACGAAGCGGCGGGTGCGGCCATGGCGAGGCATCTCCTCTCACGCGGCTATCGACGCGTCGGTTTCGTCGGCACCAGACTCGACCTGGACTACAGAGCGGCAAAGCGCCTGGCGGGATTTGCAGCAACGTTGGATCAGGCGGGCGTGGAACTCGCTTTTGTGGAAAGGTTGGAAAAACCCTCCACCGTCAGGCTCGGGGGATGGACGCTTAAGCATGTACTGTCGA from Spiribacter sp. 2438 carries:
- the otnK gene encoding 3-oxo-tetronate kinase — translated: MPFVGCIADDFTGATDLANNLVREGLRAVQIIGVPSAADMAGLDAADAVIIALKTRTVPVDEAVAQSRAALEALKVAGCQRFFFKYCSTFDSTPEGNIGPVAEALLADLGEAMAIAAPAFPANGRTVLNGELFVDGVPLNESGMQNHPLTPMTDSNLVRWLGTQCRGEVGLIDHQTIDAGVEAIRDRAADLGEVGVTLAIVDGKDEQQLRVVGEAFADARLITGGSGIAMGLPAPWRAAGQIEARADAGGLAEFNGATAVISGSCSVRTREQVAAFADCHPSLGLDPLAIADNPEGAVAEALAWAEPKLSDGPVLIYSTDSPDAVLAAQSRLGSAEAGALIERALAQISLGLVDAGVRRLIVAGGETSGAVVSTLGIQVLRIGPQIDPGVPWTGARLSRGADAPPIDLALALKSGNFGGVDFFTRAFEVCP
- the ltnD gene encoding L-threonate dehydrogenase, whose product is MSSGASTNVAVVGLGAMGMGAARALLDAGFAVTGCDVSSEAMAAFADAGGSVAATPAEAADGASVVLLIVVNADQVEQVLFGDEGLVHARLSANSVILQNATVPPAFAEALPSRLPAGLEILDAPISGGAAKARDGQLSVMASGTPAAFQRAESVLEAMAATVHRLGDRCGPGSSVKLVNQLLAGVHISAAAEAMALGLRMGLDAETVYQVITASAGNSWMFENRMPHVLAGDYQPRSAVEIFVKDLGIVTQTGRDLRFPLPLSAAAQQQFTAASAAGFGREDDSAVIKVYERLAGITLPIAANDEAGV
- a CDS encoding LacI family DNA-binding transcriptional regulator yields the protein MTIIDVAERANVAPITVSRALNDPGTVSPNLRARIEAAVEELGYMPNRHAGSLASAMSPVVPLIVPSLSNAVFLEVIRGAQTVLESEGFQLLLGNTDYDIGREEKLMQTLLGWSPAGAIISGLRHSEGTLSMLRRWGGPCVEIMESGTPNIDMNVGLSHEAAGAAMARHLLSRGYRRVGFVGTRLDLDYRAAKRLAGFAATLDQAGVELAFVERLEKPSTVRLGGWTLKHVLSTYPNAEATFYANDDLAVGAILEAQRLSVRIPEDMAVAGFNGLTIGNEVTPRLTTIVSPRLTMGRRAAEMLVARIRGEPVPQRIRDIGFRLLAQEST